The Natrinema pellirubrum DSM 15624 region GGATCGCCGACGACGCCGGCGTCGACCTCGCGACCTCCGTCGACGACGGCTTCTCGCAGACGCGCAAGACCCGCCATCCGGGCAACGTCGTCCTCGACACGGCCGACGCCGTCGACGCCGACTTCGTCGTCCTCCCCCGGGAACCGGTTACTGGCACCGAGGCGGAGGTCCTCGAGAAGGCAGCCGAGTACGTTCTCTCCTACGCGAGCCAGCCCGTGCTGTCGGTGTAGCGACGGCGGCCGTTCCGTTCCACACGAGCAACTGCAAGTCATTGCCGATGGGACTGCGACTACCCTGCGGTCTCTCCGGTAACTCGTTACAGTAGACCGTGTTAGCCCTCGGGATCGAGCAGGATCGCCATCTCCTGTTCGAAGCTCTCGGTACCCGTCGACTCGAATCCGACTCGTTCGTAGAGGGCGATCGCCGGGTTGTTCCAGCGCTCGACGGTCAGCCAGACGCGTTCGATCCCGATCTCGACCGCATGACCCAGCAGATTCTCGAGCAACACGGTGCCGATCCCGGCCTGCTGATAGGCCTGCAGGACGAAGATCGCCAGCTCCCACTCGATTTCGGCGTTGTCCTCGATCGCCGACGGATCGTCGGTGTCGGGGACCAACATCGCGTGGCCGACGGCGTCGCCATCGTGGGAAGCGACGACGTTGACGCTGTCCTCGCCGATCGTCTCGAGCCAGTTGCGGATGCGGCTCTCGCCGGTCGGTGGGATCCCCTGTGCCCGATCGGCGGGATCGAACGCGAGGTACATCTCGACGACGTCCTCGAGCGCGCCCTCGGCGAACGAGCCGACGGCGCGGATCTCGATGGGGCGGTCCTCGCGGTCCTCGATCGTCGTCGGCGGCGCGGGAAACGGTCCGGACGGGTCGTCCGGGTACTGACGCGAACCCGACATCGTTATCGCACCAACTTGACCGTCGTGGGGGCGTTCAACAGGACGAACTCGGTGATCGGCCCGAGCTGTATCTTCCCCATCGGACTCAGCGTCCCGCCGCCGATGACCAGCTGATCGTACTCGCCCTGTTCGGCGTAATCGACGAGCGCGCTGCCCGGATCGCCCTCGAGTTTCTCGACGGGCCTGTCCTCGAGGCCAGCCTCGTCGAGGGCCTCGCGGGCCTGCTGGCACATTTCGTCTTGCGATCGCTTCGACTCGGGTTTGTCGACGATGGCGACGGTCAGGTCGTCGCCGACGTCGGTCGTTCGCTCGATGGTCCGTCGCAGCGTCTTCACCGACTCGTCGCTGCCGCCCAGACCCAGCAACACGTTCATACACGTGACTGTGAGCCGATACACGAAAACGGTTGTGCCATTTGCCCCCGAATCGCGTCGAGCCGACCGTTCGCGAGCCAGCCAATCGCAGACGTTGTGCAGGACGACGCTGTTAAGAGCGTGTAGTGAATACGTTGACCGAATGAGTGATGCAGCGCTCGATGTCGTGGAGTTCCTGCTCACGACGAGCGTGTATTCGGACGACCGGACGTTAGACGAGAACGATCTCCCGCCGGCGTTTCGCCGGGTCTACTGGACCGGTGGCGTCGATGAGGACGGGGACGACGGGGGCTCGAGCCGCAAACCCGCGGGGATCGATCGCCCGCTCTCGGTCACGACCACGACCGCCCGCGAGGCGACCGATGTCGACCGGCCGTGGGAAGCCATTTCCGACCTGATGTTCACCGAGCGCGACGAGTTCTCGGGGACGATCACCCTCGCTCAACGGGACATGGCCGAGGAGTGGTTCGCCGAACGCGTCGACGCGGAGCGCCTGCTGGAGAACCCGACGCTGGCGAAACACTTCGAGCGCCACGACGACTACGATTTCGACGTTTCCCACGAGGCAGCCCGGGAGCGCAACCGGCCGATCCAGGCCGATCGGGTCTGGATCGACGGCCTCCTGAACGAGTACTTCGACGAGGAGGAAGACGAGGAAATGTTGGACCTCGTGGAAGTCCGCGCGCCCGAGGAGGTCGACATGTCGCTGGACGACCTCGTGCTGACCGACGACCAACAGAACGAACTCAACAAGATCTCGAAGGCGATCGAACACCGCGACTACCTCGCCGACATCGGTCTGCGCGAGATCGGGAAGCTCCTGTTCGTCGGCCCGCCGGGGACCGGGAAGACCTCGACCGCACAGGCGCTCGCACAGGACATGGACCTGCCGTTCGTCGAGGTCAAGCTCTCGATGATTACCTCGCAATACTTGGGAGAGACGGCGAAAAACGTCGATAAGACCTTCGAGGTCGCCAAGCGACTCTCGCCGTGTATCCTCTTTATCGACGAGTTCGACTTCGTCGCCAAGACCCGCCGCAGCGACGAACATGCCGCGCTGAAGCGAGCGGTCAACACCCTCCTCAAGAGCATCGACAACATCTCGCTCATCGAGGACGACGTCTTGCTCATCGGGGCGACCAACCACCCCGACCAACTGGACGACGCCGCCTGGCGGCGCTTCGACGAGATCATCAACTTCCCCAAACCCGACCAGGGCATGCGGGCGGACATCCTCGGACTCATCACCCGGACGATGGACATCGACGAGTTCGACCCCCAACTCATCGCCGATGTCACTGAGGGACTGACCGGCAGCGACCTCCGGATGGTCCTCCGGGAGGCAGTCCTCGAGGCCCTGACCGAGGACCGAACGACGCTGACCCAGCAGGACCTCCTGAACGCCGTCGAGGAGTTCGAGGAGCGGGACACGTTAAAGAACATGGACATGATGGAGGGCGACCACGACGCCTTAGTCGCCGGCGGAGACCTCGACAAGGCCAGCGACGGCGGCCACTCGCACGACCACGACCACGATCACGATCACTGACGGGCGATTCGGCACTGGGCCCGGTACGGTTCTCTCGATCGGTTTGCGCAATCGAGGTCTCGAGTTCCGGTAGCGACGGCTCGGTCGTGCGGACCGGATTACGGCCGGCCGAGCGCTCGACTCAGGTACGACTGACCGCTCCGAGATCGGCCGCTCGCCGTGCCAATACAGGCGTTAGTAGCCGCCGACGGCGACCGCGGCCTACGCGGGATACAGGGCGCTCCGCGGGGGTAGCGGTCGGGTCGGCACCGCTTGACCGGTGGCGACCCGTCACCACGCTTTTCTAGCCGCCTCTCCTTGCCGCAGCCATGCCTGACGACCGGAACGTGTACGGCGCCGAACTCGAGCCCTGCTGTACCGACCCGATGACGGGATTCCTGCGGGACGGCTGCTGTCGCCGGGTCGAGTCCGATCGGGGCCGCCACGAACTCTGTGCCGTGGTGACATCCTCGCCCGCCGTAAACGGCGGGGCTTCCTACAAGGGAAGACTCGCGTTGGAGGTTTCAGGACCCGAAGGCCGCAAGCGTCGTCTGTCGGGATTGCCGACTCGGCGTGCGGTGTCCTGTGGCCGTGTCACAACGGCTCCCATCCCGAGGCGAGTCATCGCGTTCCGATTTCCAAGGAACACTCTCTCCCCACGGGTCAAAGCGACCGGCGATGTTCGCGGCCGCGTTGATATCTGCCTGATACTCCGTGACCCAACACTCCGCGTTCGTACACTTGAACTCGGCTTGCGACCCACGACTTCCGATGTGCCCGCACTCGTGGCAGGTCTGGCTCGTGTAGCGTGGGTTCACGAACCCGACCGGAATACCGGCTTCGAGAGCCTTGTCCTTGATGCGGTCGGTGAGGCGAGCGAACGCCCACGAGTGCAAGCGTCGGTTCATGTACTTCCCGTAGTCCAAGTTCTCGCGGATGTACGACAAGTCCTCGAGTACGATTACCGGGTCCTCGAAAGACTCGGCGTACTCGACGGCTTCGCGAGACGCCTTCTCGACGATATCCGTGAGCGCGTTCTGGTAGTGGTCGAAACGTTCGTCGATCCGCCACTGGGCGGCGTCACGTTCCTGCAGGCGCTTGAGGGTCGTGTACATCTCCTTGCGGAGTGCCCGCGCACGGCCGCCGTCGTAGATGTATGGTTGGGTCGGAGTGTCGTTCTGACAGGCACAGCCCGTCAGAAGCTTAGACTCGCCAATATCGAAACCGATTCGAGTCGGATCGTCCGGCGTCTCTGGTTCGGCTACGTCGTACTCGACGGTGACGTGCAGCACCCAGTTCGTTCGGTACTGTTGCAGTCGGAACTCACCGACCGACACGTCGCCGTTGAGCAGATCGAACCACAGCGATTCCTGCTCGGGGTTAATTCGAAGTGGAATCCAGAACGCGTTGCCACGTCCAGCCTGTGGAACGCGCCAACAGAACTCGTACGCACGCTCGCCGGAGTGATCGATTCGAAAGCCACGGTTCGTGAATCGAACCGGGTGGTCGTCCTCGAGTTCCGAGGCGTTGTACGTCCGGCGGAGTTGCGGGACGTAGTTCTTGAGGGCGTCTTTGGCGTAGGACGTGAGCGTGTACGGCGTGACGATCTCGTTGACTGCGTTCTGCGTATCCGCGCCACTCTCGAAGGCATCCTCAAGGGCGCGGCGGTAAGTCGCCACAGTGCGCTCGAGGCGTTGCTCTTTGCCCGTAGTGGGTGGCGCGAGAGTAGCTTCGAGCGTTTTCGTGGCGGTAGTTTCAGCGACCATTCGACAGTACAGGCTACGACCGCAACCCACATAAACCACACGGATAGTACACGTATGTATGGGTACAGAAATCAGATTCGAGGTAGACGACGAACAGTACGAGCGACTGAAAGCGATCAAAGACAAGCGCGGCTACACTTGGAAGGGGCTGATGCTCGAAGGTGTCGAAGCGTTGGACACCGGGGAGCCATAACAGGGCGAATTGAGACACGAACGAACGCGATTCCTCCCCGCCCCAAGGGGCGGGGTTTCCTCGCTACAGCAAGATGACCGAGGAGTTCCTCCGCTTCAGTCGAGCGCGGGGCAACGATCTCACCACGCCGAGACCGGAGTTCGAATTCCCCGGGCTCGAGGCCGGCGATCGCTGGTGTCTCTGTCTCGCCCGCTGGGTCGAGGCTGAGGAGGCCGACTGCGCCCCGCCGGTCGTCCTCGAGGCGACCCACGAGGCGGTCCTGCGCGATGTCGAGCCAGACCTGTTGCGCGAACACGAGTACGACGGCGGCGACGACACCGCCGCGACGGAGTAGGGATCGGACCCGCGGGGAATACCCTTTATGCGACGGCTGTCAAGGGGCACCTATGAGCGATGACGCCCCAGCGGGAGACGCCGCGGCGACGTTCGCGGCCCGGGCACAGGACGACCACGACGAGGCGATCCGCGACCTCGTCGTCTTCGGCGACGCCGCCCGGGGCGACGATCGCGGCGTCCACGCGTCGGTCGAGGTACTGCTGGTCCTCGAGGAAGCGGACCCGGAACGCGAGCGGCGACTCGAGGCGCTGGCCGAAACCGTGGGGGCCGAACACGGCGTCGTCTTCGAGGTACACGTCCTGCCGGCCGAGCGAGTCGAGGCGAACGCCGACCACCCGTTCATCCGGACGGCGCTCGAGAAAGGCAAATCGTATGTGTAGGCGACGAGCCGGTGGTCGCAACCGCGTCGAACCGCCCCGCCGACACGCCCTCGGAGGGACGAACTGACGATGCGGGTGACCCTGCTCGGGACCGGCGACACGACCGGGACGCCCACCGTCGGCTGTGACTGTGACACCTGCGCGGCGGCTCGAGCGCGCGGCGTCGAGCGCACGCGCTTTTCGGTCCACGTCGAGAACGAGCGCGTCGACGAGTCGCTGCTGATCGACTTCAGCCCCGACTTCCGGTATCAGTTCCTCCGGGACGAGGTGTCGCTTCCCGATGCCGCCGTCATCACCCATATCCACTTCGACCACCTCGACGGACTGGGCAACGTCTTCCGCGTGCTGGACTCCCTCGAGGTCTACGCCGCCGACGAGACCGACCCCAAGACGGGAAAGAGCGTCGCCGAGACCGTCGACGACGACTACCACTATCTCGATCCGCTCACGGTCGTCCCGACGTCGCCGCTCGAGACGGTCCGGATCTGCGGGCTCGACGTGACGCTGGTGCCGGTCGACCACCCGCCGCTGGTCTGTTACGGCCTCTCCGTCGAGGACCCCGTGACGGGTGCGAAGCTGTCGATCACGGGCGATACGAGCTACGACGTTCCCGAGGCGTCCCGGGACGTCCTCGCCGACGCCGACCTCCTGCTGGCCGACGGCATCGTCCCAGCGAGTCTGGCCGACTACCACCCGCTGGGCGGCCGTCACGAGGACGCCGACGGCGTCGCTCGGACGTTCGGGACGAAACACATGACCCGTGAGGGCGCGCTCGCGCTGGCCGGGGAGTTGAACGCCGACCGGACGCGGCTGGTGCATCTCGCGCACTTCTACCCCGCCGAGGAGGCCTTCGCAGAGCCGCTTGCGGTTGACGGCGAGGTCTACGAGCTGTAGATCCGGGGGAACGTGTCCGTCCGGCGCTCGAGCGGCGGCCGAGCCGTCAGCCGAACCGATCGAGTCCCGACTGTCGCCGCCGTTTGCCGTCGGGATCGGCCGTCCACGGGGTCCGCCGGTCGCGTTCGGCCTCGAGGTCGATCGCGATCTCGGCCGCCGACCCCGGCTCGTGGCCCGGACAGTCCGGGCCGCACTCCGTGTTGGCGTCGACGACCCGACCGTTCCACGCGCAGTACGGTAGCGTCGCGCCGCTCGCGTCGGTCGGGCGACACGCGCCGCAGTTCGGAAACCCGTACGTTCGCCAGCCCTTGCCGTAGGCCCGTTCGGCGAGCCGGCGGCGCGCCCGCGCCTTCGCATCGGGCGAGACGACCTCGATCTCCGTTCGCCCCGGGTGGGCGGCGAGGGGCTCGATCCCGGGCTCGTCGGGTGTGAGCGGGGTCGGCTCGCGGACCACTTCGATCTCGAGGCCCTCCCCCGCCGCACCCTCGTCGCGGTGGATTCGCCAGACGCCGACCGCGTCGGGGATGCGGTTCAGGTGCGCGCGCGTGACGTAGCTCTCTGTCGCGAGGATCGCCTCGTCCAGCAGGGCGAGGCTCACGTCGGTCCGCAGTTGCATCTCGAGGTCGCCCGGCCGGCCCAGATCGGGCTTGTTCTCGATCCCGACGATGCGGTCGTACCAGTCGGGGTAGCGGGTGACCTGCCGGACGTACTCCCGGTTGCTGGTCGCGCTGGCCTCACGGTCGCGTTCGAAGAAGCCGATCTCGAGGGCCTGCTCGGTGGCGTTGCGGGCGCGCTCGGGGTGGCAGTCGAAGGCGTCCTTCCAGTAGCGAGCCCGCCCGGTGCCGACCGCCGACTCGATCGCGGCGTCGGGGATCGTCTCACTGGTGAGTTCGACGCGGTCGTCGAACTCGGAGCCGGGTTCGACGCAGAGTACGTCGAGGATCCGGCCGCCGGGATCGGCGACGCTGCCCCCGAGCTGGCGAGCGACGATTCCCTCGCGGCGCCCCTCGAGGCGGGCACACAACTCGAGTTCGAACGCGAACTCGGACACGGTACGTGTGAGGGGCGGACGGGAGATAAGTCGTCGGGATCGCCGGTGTGGAACGACAGCACGGGTGATATTCTCTCGGTTCCGTCGACCTCGAAATCGACGGGATAGCTCGCAACCTTTATCAGTCGCACAGGGGAATCACTACCCAAGATTACTCATCGTCTTATGGTAGGAAATCGACAACCGGAGGTGAACATCGGGCTCGTCGGTCACGTCGACCACGGCAAGACGACGCTGGTGCAAGCGCTCAGCGGCTCGTGGACGGACCAACACAGCGAGGAGATGAAACGCGGAATCTCGATCAGGCTCGGCTATGCCGACGCCACGTTCCGTCACTGCGACGGCCTGGATGAACCCGAGTGTTACACCGTCGAGGAGGAGTGTCCGGACGGCTCCGAGAGCGAGCCGCTGCGGACCGTCTCGTTCGTCGACGCCCCGGGGCACGAGACCCTGATGGCGACGATGCTGTCCGGCGCGTCCCTGATGGACGGCGCGGTGCTGGTCGTCAGCGCCAACGAACCCGTCCCCCAGCCCCAGACGGAGGAACACCTGATGGCGCTGGACATTATCGGGATCGACAACATCGTCATCGCCCAGAACAAGGTCGACCTCGTCGATGCGGAGACCGCCCGGAACAACTACGACCAGATCAAGGAGTTCGTCGCGGGCACCGTCGCCGAGGACGCCCCGATCGTTCCCGTCTCCGCGGGCCAGGAGGTCAACCTCGATCTGCTGATCCAGGCGATCGAGGAGGAGATCCCCACCCCCGATCGGGATCCCGACGCCGATCCCCGGATGCACGTCGCCCGCAGTTTCGACATCAACAAACCCGGTACGTCCGCGAAGGACCTCGCCGGCGGCGTCCTCGGGGGCAGCCTCGTCGCGGGCGAACTCGAGGTCGGCGACGAGATCGAGATTCGCCCCGGCCGCGAGGTTGAGGAGGGCGGCCAGACTGAATACGTCCCCATCGAGACGACGATCCGCTCGCTGCAGGCCGGCGGCGAGACCGTCGACACCGTCACGCCGGGTGGCCTGCTCGGCGTCGGGACCGGGCTCGACCCTTCGCTGACCAAAGGCGACGCGCTGGCCGGCCGGATGGCCGGGCCGCCGGGGACGCTCCCGCCGACCTGGAACGAGTTCACGATGGAGGTCGACCTGCTCGAGCGGGTCGTCGGCGCGGACCAGGGCGAGACGGTCGACGAGATCAGCACCGGCGAACCGCTGATGATGACCGTCGGCACGGCGACGACCGTCGGCTCGGTCACCAGCGCCCGCGAGGGCGAGTGCGAGGTCCGACTCAAGCGGCCCGTCGCCGCCGAACCGGGGACGAAAATCGCGATCAACCGCCGCATCGGCGCGCGCTGGCGGCTGATCGGTCTCGGTACCCTGACGGACTGAGATGGGACAGTCGACGCGGGTCGCCCTCGACACGAGCGCGCTCATGATGCCGGTCGAACTCGACGTGCGGCTGTTCGAGGAACTCGAGCGGCTGTTGGACGACTACGAGGCGACGATCCCACAGGCCGTCCTCGAGGAACTCCGGCGACTTTCCGAGAAGGGCGGGCAGGAGGGAACGGCCGCGACCGTCGGCCACGACTTGGCGACCGAGCGCTGTCTCGCCGTCGACACGGAGGCATCGTACGCCGACGACGCACTGGTCGAACTCGCCCGCGAGGGCAACGTCGACTACGTCGTCACGAACGACCGCCCGCTGCGCGACCGGGTCCTCGAAGCGGGGAGACCGGTAATTGCATTACGCGGGAGAAACAAGTTAGCGATCACTCAACCATAGATGTACAAACGGGTTAGACTGAAGGACACGGTAGAAGTACCGCCGGAAGAACTCGGCGACGTTTCGCCGGATCGAGTCAAACGACTGCTCCAGGACAAACTCGAGGGGCGCATGGACGAGGAGGTGGGCAGCGTCGTCTCCGTCACGGAGGTCCACGATATCGGTGAGGGAACGGTGCTGCCGAATCGGCCAGGCGTCTACTACGAGGCCGAGTTCGACGCCGTCACCTTCGATCCACAGATGCAGGAAGTCGTCGACGGCACCGTCGTCGAAGTCGTCGAGTTCGGTGCCTTCGTCGGCATCGGCCCCGTCGACGGCCTGCTCCACGTCTCGCAGATCAGCGACGAGTATCTCGCCTTCGACGGCGAGAACCAGCGACTCTCATCGAACGAGTCCGACCGCGCGCTCGGCGTCGACGACGCCGTCCGCGCCCGCATCGTCACCAAGAGCATCGACGAACGCAACCCCCGAGACTCGAAGATCGGGCTCACCGCGAAACAGCCCGGCCTCGGCAAACACGCCTGGCTCGAGGACGAACACGAGAAACGCGAAGCCACGGCAGGTGAATAACCATGGCATCCGATCGGCTCGTCTGTCGCGAGTGTCACCGGGTCAACGAACCCGACAACGAGACGTGTGACGCCTGCAACTCCTCCTCGCTGACCGAGGACTGGGCGGGCTACGTCATCATCGCCCACCCCGAGGACAGCGAGATCGCGACGGAGATGCAG contains the following coding sequences:
- a CDS encoding universal stress protein yields the protein MDASEPVTVDTVLVTVDGSEESATAVEYAVAVADRYDASVHALFVLGRGVVRGLDAGTVDETDVAETTQEFFDDVRRIADDAGVDLATSVDDGFSQTRKTRHPGNVVLDTADAVDADFVVLPREPVTGTEAEVLEKAAEYVLSYASQPVLSV
- a CDS encoding GNAT family N-acetyltransferase: MSGSRQYPDDPSGPFPAPPTTIEDREDRPIEIRAVGSFAEGALEDVVEMYLAFDPADRAQGIPPTGESRIRNWLETIGEDSVNVVASHDGDAVGHAMLVPDTDDPSAIEDNAEIEWELAIFVLQAYQQAGIGTVLLENLLGHAVEIGIERVWLTVERWNNPAIALYERVGFESTGTESFEQEMAILLDPEG
- a CDS encoding universal stress protein: MNVLLGLGGSDESVKTLRRTIERTTDVGDDLTVAIVDKPESKRSQDEMCQQAREALDEAGLEDRPVEKLEGDPGSALVDYAEQGEYDQLVIGGGTLSPMGKIQLGPITEFVLLNAPTTVKLVR
- a CDS encoding ATP-binding protein produces the protein MSDAALDVVEFLLTTSVYSDDRTLDENDLPPAFRRVYWTGGVDEDGDDGGSSRKPAGIDRPLSVTTTTAREATDVDRPWEAISDLMFTERDEFSGTITLAQRDMAEEWFAERVDAERLLENPTLAKHFERHDDYDFDVSHEAARERNRPIQADRVWIDGLLNEYFDEEEDEEMLDLVEVRAPEEVDMSLDDLVLTDDQQNELNKISKAIEHRDYLADIGLREIGKLLFVGPPGTGKTSTAQALAQDMDLPFVEVKLSMITSQYLGETAKNVDKTFEVAKRLSPCILFIDEFDFVAKTRRSDEHAALKRAVNTLLKSIDNISLIEDDVLLIGATNHPDQLDDAAWRRFDEIINFPKPDQGMRADILGLITRTMDIDEFDPQLIADVTEGLTGSDLRMVLREAVLEALTEDRTTLTQQDLLNAVEEFEERDTLKNMDMMEGDHDALVAGGDLDKASDGGHSHDHDHDHDH
- a CDS encoding RNA-guided endonuclease TnpB family protein gives rise to the protein MVAETTATKTLEATLAPPTTGKEQRLERTVATYRRALEDAFESGADTQNAVNEIVTPYTLTSYAKDALKNYVPQLRRTYNASELEDDHPVRFTNRGFRIDHSGERAYEFCWRVPQAGRGNAFWIPLRINPEQESLWFDLLNGDVSVGEFRLQQYRTNWVLHVTVEYDVAEPETPDDPTRIGFDIGESKLLTGCACQNDTPTQPYIYDGGRARALRKEMYTTLKRLQERDAAQWRIDERFDHYQNALTDIVEKASREAVEYAESFEDPVIVLEDLSYIRENLDYGKYMNRRLHSWAFARLTDRIKDKALEAGIPVGFVNPRYTSQTCHECGHIGSRGSQAEFKCTNAECWVTEYQADINAAANIAGRFDPWGESVPWKSERDDSPRDGSRCDTATGHRTPSRQSRQTTLAAFGS
- a CDS encoding MBL fold metallo-hydrolase, which gives rise to MRVTLLGTGDTTGTPTVGCDCDTCAAARARGVERTRFSVHVENERVDESLLIDFSPDFRYQFLRDEVSLPDAAVITHIHFDHLDGLGNVFRVLDSLEVYAADETDPKTGKSVAETVDDDYHYLDPLTVVPTSPLETVRICGLDVTLVPVDHPPLVCYGLSVEDPVTGAKLSITGDTSYDVPEASRDVLADADLLLADGIVPASLADYHPLGGRHEDADGVARTFGTKHMTREGALALAGELNADRTRLVHLAHFYPAEEAFAEPLAVDGEVYEL
- a CDS encoding DUF5787 family protein, with amino-acid sequence MSEFAFELELCARLEGRREGIVARQLGGSVADPGGRILDVLCVEPGSEFDDRVELTSETIPDAAIESAVGTGRARYWKDAFDCHPERARNATEQALEIGFFERDREASATSNREYVRQVTRYPDWYDRIVGIENKPDLGRPGDLEMQLRTDVSLALLDEAILATESYVTRAHLNRIPDAVGVWRIHRDEGAAGEGLEIEVVREPTPLTPDEPGIEPLAAHPGRTEIEVVSPDAKARARRRLAERAYGKGWRTYGFPNCGACRPTDASGATLPYCAWNGRVVDANTECGPDCPGHEPGSAAEIAIDLEAERDRRTPWTADPDGKRRRQSGLDRFG
- a CDS encoding translation initiation factor IF-2 subunit gamma; protein product: MVGNRQPEVNIGLVGHVDHGKTTLVQALSGSWTDQHSEEMKRGISIRLGYADATFRHCDGLDEPECYTVEEECPDGSESEPLRTVSFVDAPGHETLMATMLSGASLMDGAVLVVSANEPVPQPQTEEHLMALDIIGIDNIVIAQNKVDLVDAETARNNYDQIKEFVAGTVAEDAPIVPVSAGQEVNLDLLIQAIEEEIPTPDRDPDADPRMHVARSFDINKPGTSAKDLAGGVLGGSLVAGELEVGDEIEIRPGREVEEGGQTEYVPIETTIRSLQAGGETVDTVTPGGLLGVGTGLDPSLTKGDALAGRMAGPPGTLPPTWNEFTMEVDLLERVVGADQGETVDEISTGEPLMMTVGTATTVGSVTSAREGECEVRLKRPVAAEPGTKIAINRRIGARWRLIGLGTLTD
- a CDS encoding PIN domain-containing protein, with the translated sequence MGQSTRVALDTSALMMPVELDVRLFEELERLLDDYEATIPQAVLEELRRLSEKGGQEGTAATVGHDLATERCLAVDTEASYADDALVELAREGNVDYVVTNDRPLRDRVLEAGRPVIALRGRNKLAITQP
- a CDS encoding DNA-directed RNA polymerase; protein product: MYKRVRLKDTVEVPPEELGDVSPDRVKRLLQDKLEGRMDEEVGSVVSVTEVHDIGEGTVLPNRPGVYYEAEFDAVTFDPQMQEVVDGTVVEVVEFGAFVGIGPVDGLLHVSQISDEYLAFDGENQRLSSNESDRALGVDDAVRARIVTKSIDERNPRDSKIGLTAKQPGLGKHAWLEDEHEKREATAGE
- the spt4 gene encoding transcription elongation factor subunit Spt4 yields the protein MASDRLVCRECHRVNEPDNETCDACNSSSLTEDWAGYVIIAHPEDSEIATEMQITEPGAYALKVR